From Quercus lobata isolate SW786 chromosome 11, ValleyOak3.0 Primary Assembly, whole genome shotgun sequence:
caaaagtacctgtgcctcaagcacaagatcttatggtacttattggtgagttGGTAAATGCATTAAacttttattccaatcctggggTCAATCTAATTGAGTTTTTCTAACATGGTCTTTGTGCTTCATCTCTATATTCTTTGTGATCATCcttcttttgtatatttttttttataggatttgcattgcataacattcatgcatttcatgatgggtgttttgttatttttttaaaaaataaaaaatataaaaaaaaggtaatgaaggaaaaatgtgttttgcattatatCTTTTAGACTTTTAATCAAGACTGGccatattatttttacataacatgctTGTATACCTTGTTTaacttggatgagcttattttattgtattttactAGTTTTGgctatgtagtgcatgttgtgtgggaattGTCTATAGTTTTTTATCagatgatcttgattttgaagttatGCTTATGATTGTAAGGacaaaaaaatcctaagagaaaggcataaataatcatctcaccactgtttactagccaatcatgaatactttagtgcatatcatgagattttgtgctcgaaaaagtgtagcacatgcacaaaaaaaaacatatgatgTAGCCTCGGCTTAGTAATAAAATTGATGTATACATTTTGGcctaaataataatttcacaatgaaataaaatttgtgtgtacattatgaggcaaataaaaaaacttacatgattgcaagcttgtatTCTAGGAGAcatgagagttatatgatgtaactttttaagtgatagtcactttcaaacttatgtgatgaattttgtagaaattgtgattgaatACTATCTACTTATCACCTcacacctcacatgtatctcatacTTTttctagttgcacacactataCAAGTTATTCTTTACAAAACTTCGTACATAATATTGTGTGTAATCTTGTTGTGACCATCGAAGATTAaaaattccttgattttaatgtaaaatgtgattattgtttgagtttttggggacaaattgtttcaaaaatgtgtttttggaagatctgggttgaattcatGTGTTTTTGGAAAACTTTTTGTTGGACCGTGAGCTGTGCCATtccacctcaaaaccaattggtgatgaggaagacacgctcaaatcttttatggcatTCAACATCACACCATGCGGGCCtatttttagagtggttgtagGAAGTCAAATTGTGGTCCCCCCAACAATCCCTCCCTCACAATGACACTCCCGTGACTCGAACCCATGaccttggctctgataccatttgtcgGACTGTGAGCTATGCTATTCCACCTtaaaaccaattggtgatgaggaagacgcgctcaaatcttttatggcatTCGACATCACACCACGCAGGCCTGTTTTTAGAGTGGCTGtagggagtcaaattgtggtcccCCAACACTTTTAAactcatattcatgcatttcattcatgaaatatggtgtaacttgtattgtttttcaaaaaattcactTTTCTAGATTTTCGATTGATATAAGCTgttgctcgatcgatcgaaaatgcGAAAATAAATTAGGTTTGAATCTGCTTGGCTCTATCGGATCTCGATTGATGCTGGATTGATCCAATATGATTTTCGACCGATCAAAAATCGATCAGtgagttttttaaaaaaggttttCTCTCACATGTTCTTATACTTTTCAAATCTTTTTCAAAAGCTATTTCCCTGTTTTACGCTGACGATCCACACCAAgtcttttttgtcattttcttcctAAAAATTCTCAAGTGTTTTTGTCTTCAAGTGCAGGTATGACCTAAATACCcttcatttttcattaaaatctcatttttcatgcatttacatgcatttttctctaaaaatttcGAACATGggattttttggatttttgattttagggttgtttttaatcatatttgaccaatgggtttttgttcttagaTGTTGTAAACATGTTTCCCatgcattaatttgattaatttggtgATTTGAGATCAATTGAAATTTCTAAGGCTTGAAACTTTCAgaaattggggtttttgttaaatttggcTTAATTTGGTAAAATTGACTTGTGTAATTGATTGATTATATCATTATATGATGGTTTCTATCTAGTGTAAtgattaattactcaatttggttaaatttttttaaattgaatttttcaaaatttgggtttttgttgtaaAACTCTATGTTCAAGTCAATTGTTGGTTCATAAAGTAAAATAGAACTGTTTTCAATGCATTAGAGTATGCATTATATGTGCATTTatttcatgcatcatatagatttttttttttgtttttttgtttttttgctctAACCCTTTCTAATGCAGTCTAcccttgtgttttttttctttgtttctgttttcCATTCTTTCCAACCCTTAGCGtcatggttaggaagactagagcccataaGAAAACCTCCACCTCCTCTACCCCTGTTTTCCAAAGTGTTAGGTTTTTTACCTCGAAAAATCAAGAAACCTTTGTGAAACTGAATGTCTATAGGAAGGTGTGGGCTAAGCGTAAAGTGATTTTAGATGGGGTTGATCCTAAGATTCATAGGAGTTTTGATCAgaggggttggttgcctcttTTAGATGTAAATCATCCTCCTCTGGCTGTTTTGATCAGaaagttctactcgaacctctctatCCACTCCACTTCATCCAACATTCAATTTGTGAAGAGTTGGATAAGGGAAAAAGAGTACGTCATTACTCCTCAGGTAGTGGCCTCTGCTCTTGGTGTACCTTTGGTACAACAGCCTGTCTATCCTTATATCGAGGTCCCTCCTTTTAATGACATCATGTCACTCATCACTGATACTTCCATTCAGTGGGGTACTGATCCTCGTATCGCCTCTCATGAGCTTACTGAGCTCAACTATCTATTTTTCCGGATTTCGTGTCATTCCATTTAGCCTATCTCTCATTTACACACTATTCCCATTGAGcgatgtgcatttttgtatgctctTGTCACCGAtgcttctatttttttcttcttctttgtttattagCTCTTTAGTTGAGGTTTATAGGAGTAGCTTAAAAGGGCATGGTCTTTTCTTTTCggttttcattcataggattttgttagaTTTGGGTTTAGAGGATTTTCCTGCATCCTAGCCTGTTCATATCATCACCTCCATAGGtaccaccttccttaggcaaAGAGTGGCTCAGATGAAAACTAGCTCTAAACGCCCCAGAGTTGAGTCTTCCACAGGTGATGCATCTTGGCCTCCTCCATCTGGTGATCCATCTGTTGGGGAGTTTGTCGATCCCACCGCCGTTGTTGATCCTCCACCTTCTTCATCCAATGATGCTTCCATTCGGAGTACGTTGGAGACTATCATGACCGTTCAGGCAGCACATGGACATATTTTGGTGGATGTGCTTGCTGAGCTTCAGGCTTTACGTGCGGATTTGGCGAGTGTTCGACATTCTACTCCACCTCcaccttttgatgatgagtcttgattgccctttggcaattcatcacaaaaagggggagtattTATGCATGTTGATAGGGggagattttgtgtttttgttgataGGGGGAGATTTAGGTTGTATTTAGGAGATTCATGATGTATTCATTTtctttggctcatgatgtatttgtttttattggttgtatatgttagggggagacatTTGTGCTTTGtgtttagtatttttattatttcttgtttcacataTGGTAcatttgattattgatttatatctatgaggttattcatgatatatattttttattttatgttttgttaaatcaagaagtttaattttggtttacttgtatttttcacacatgcatttatgtgttttttgagTATTTCAAGAATTTATAGGTTAATTCAGTCATAGCTGCTGTCTACATtggcaactgatagatagtagttaggttgaattttaattgggctggttgtaactttgagcatttcatgtttgtgatgtgttttgtcatagattgccaaagggagaatttgttaggttttaagactttaggatctaaatgtattagaacttcaacttataatgtgttggcaaaccatgatcaaaatattaagtctagatttaggctgctcaaagtgtgtttatttgtaaagttggaatcgagtgaatTGCATGAGTTTAATCAATtaagtctaattttcgatcgatcgagccttgcaaatTCAGCCAATAAATccgggtctaaaaacgtacagaATATATAGGCTTCCAACAAATTTTATGAACAATGACGAAAATGTTTGTCGAAGTTGGTGAAGAAAGATCTTTCAAaactatatattaaattaaGAACTAGTGGTGAGAAATTTTCTTACTTGATCACTATATTTCGGGATGACCCAAGTTTGCAAGCTGAGCATATTGAAACGATTCCTCTCAACCACAAATGTACGACCATAAATCAAGGTTAACATTGTAGACAATAATGTTATAGGCCACATTATCCACATGTACCATTTTAAGGTGTGAGGGCTAGAGGCCAAGGAAGAAAGTCCAAGCCTTAGATGATAGATTGAGTCTAATGTTGTGAGATGTGTTAAATGCACTACGTGGGGCACTTCTTCCTCTTTGTTGAGAGAAGTTTCATATAGTGTATCAGTGGATTTGTCCATGGTACCATAGATGTAATCATAGAACGGCATGAAAAGCGAGTAGTTGGTTCGAAATTGTGTATGATGCAAAGAGTGAAACCTgagtgagaaaaaagtaaatattagaatatttattaaaaggATTAAGTTcatttgtgatttttaaaaGAGCAATGGCTATTATGCACACACCTATTTGTTTTTAACTGAAACCGCgatttcaattaaaaacaaGGTTTGTTTGTGTAAaagttattactttttaaaataaagaactATGTAGAAGATAGGGGTTTTGACTTACGTAGGAGTGTACATGAGATACTTGAGTGGAGGAAAGATGGAGAACAACCACTTTggaataaattcaaaattacaGTGACCCATGTTGTTCATGAAATCAACATAGGTAATATAACCGATTAGAGTACCCAAAGAACTAGTTCCCGTCAAGACCGTTGTTAACGATGTTATAGACAAGAGCATAAAGTATACCATGTGCTCAGCAAATGGATGAATGACAGCTGCCATAAAAAGATATTATGTAATATAAGAGCGAGATTAAATTCTTTAAGAATATGGTATAAATCCCAAGTTTTATCCCTTAAATTCCAATATGTCACATTATCATAttacatattatataatatgtacaatcacactcaatcaattataatatctatttgaaaatctaacttaTTTGTGAGTTTATTAAGATATTATTATATGTGGTAGGATATAtagagttttaagtaaaaaagctgatgtgacaattttttattggatggtataaaatatgagttttacacATCATCCTTACTAAATTCGAACTCTATAAAAATAGCATTGTCGATAAAATTATGGGTGTAGTTTACGTAGATATGGCAAATGGGTCGAGTGGATCGAATTTCAAGTTAGACCCGTTTAGGTTTGTATTAAATCGGGTTTGGATCAGAAACTTATTGGactagtttaatttattatcGGACCCCTTTCAAGTtgaaaatctataattttttaatttattattgatGTGAAatctataatttaattatattacttatatattcattttatgaaaaacaataaGTTATTCATGTGGAATCTATAACCTGTTATATACAGAGAGTTTATATCTAGTGTAtttattcatgaaaaaaaatatttactgtATTTTAGTTGTCaatattatgtaataaaattcacTGGCTTGTGAGAAATGATAATGCAACAAAGAGCACAATAATAGGCCAAGTTACAATATTGGTATCTAAACTGTAGTCTATGAGTGATTTTAGTCCATctgtaaaatctaaatttataatttagtccctaacaaattaatttaaaactaaGTTTAtaatttagtccctaacaaATTAACTTTAAAACTACTTCATATTTGTTAGATACTAAAAACGATTGTTTAAAGTTCAACTACTCAAAATCATGAATGGAGTAAGTATGGGAccaacaataattttttctccTAAAATAATATGATAGGGCTTACATGTAATAGGCTCGGTGACAATTGAGGAATGGTGGTGAGAATGATAGCGAGAGTAAAGGAAATGGTGGTGCAATGCTCGGTGAAACCAGTAGTAGAGGAATTCCACGAGACCCACATGAAGTAAAATTGTTATAATTACTCCATCGGTTCTCCAAATAGGAAAGTGTGAAGCCCCAGGCAACGTGCTGTTGAGTAAGTAGTATATGATTCCATTGAGGATTATTTGATCATCCCTAAGTTtgatataaacaaaaagaaatgtcacgtaaaattttttttttatatcatctTAGCTTTTGTGAAAATATGTTGCTCACACCAATGcgtatatatgcatatatatactGACCAATTTTGCTCTCTGTCGACTTGTTCAAATTGAAGACTCTTGTCAACAAGTAGGTTGTTGCCTTTTGCATTTCGGTAACGAGAAATACTAATCCATATCTGGTTGTGAAGCACCCTCCATAATAGAAATGGGAGTATGAGAAAGTTGGTAAGGTCCCTTTTATTCTCTTCCTTGAATAGGAATGAGTATATGCTGTGTACCACCCATGGAGCCAAGATCAAATACTTCAATTGAATGAACGGATGAGAAGTTAGTACACGAAATGAAAaccatttatatttttaagctGGATATCATCTTAAGGATAAAACTTATGTATTGTACATttagtttttcaattaaattaaaataaataacttcAATGAATTTAATCATCCTCAAAAAAGATAATGTAGTTTATACTTTATTAGTCAATATAAtcacattttgaaaatataatatattgcACTAAGGAgttgtatctaagttttgtgtTTGTCTTAATTAAGAAGGTTTCAACTACAAAATAACAATTGTAAAGAAGATAATACATAATTACAAAAAGAGTAATATAAGTCAGTAAATAATATGTATAAATCAATTTCAAGCACATACTCATATTATATTAATGGAAATATGTATTCAATGTAATAGACCTTGTGAGTGGTCTCGATCAAAATCTAATACAAATGGgtgaaaaattttaagttacaCTACTTCTAAAGGTTAAAGTTAAGCCTAgtcctaaaattaaaataaaagattaaaaagataaatttttgagttgtgattaaaatattttctgcatGGGTAGTCATCCAGCTTTTATAGAGAAAAAGGACCACAAAAGGCTTGAAAAGCCGGATACAGATTACAGAACTTGCATGCATCTTGATCCACTACCTGTATGTTAACAACAATCCACAAGAAACAATTTTTCGAAAATATTGCCAGAAAGAGGAACCCTAGagtattagagagagagagagagagagagagagagagagagagagagagggatttaATCCGAACTTGTTCACGATGTGGACCAATTAAATAATCTAGTGTTTAAACATATAGTTACTATACatttcacacaaaaaatgacCACCAAGTTACATACAATGCTTGTAGGGGGTGTGTGTGCAAGTGAGAGAAATAGTAAGTTTAGATAAAAACACCACCTTAAAGCTTCCAAGAGGCTTCCATGGCCAATCGGTGAGAATTCCTGGATTAGAAGCCATATTTTCTATACAATTTCCCTTACTCTGCATTCTGCCTCTGGAAGCCTCATATTTATAAGCTATTAGAGTAATGCTACACGAAAATTTTCATACTATTAttatgagtaatgctatagacaaaaattattttacaacgtTTTTATAAACTGCTAATGTGActttagtaatttttaaataattataagtaAATATAAATGTAATGTTAGTAATGCACTTAtattagaactaataaaaatttatcccatcatcaatttataaaaatattataaaataatttatgacagAAGTATTACTcttctaatattattattactattattttcaaCTAACTTACACCACTTTTATGTAGATATATGTTTTAtgtcattttcattaataacaattaTAACATGCAAGCTAAGCAAAAGAGCAACGTATGCCGCAAATTTCAGTCCTATTTCAGCTGCTTTCTAGATTATACTGACTAACAATAAATTTCAAGTACTCTTCGATCCAGTGAAActttgtaaaaagtaaaaataagtgtttttatttttattttttagaattaagaATTTAATAAGACAAGGACTAGTTGGTAGAAAATTGATATAGagtatttatttttggtagtaCGGATATTTATGACATGGATGCAGGTAACAGTAACATAGGTAACAGTAACACTAGTTGAGCCAGGACCATTTTATTTAGGAATGAATAATGTtagaaatacaaattattttataaaattttttataaattattgatataacgagtaattattagtaaataaaaaagtgataattTCATTTACGAATGAATTAGGCtagaaatacaaattattttataaaaaattttacaaactactgataTAGTGAatgattattagtaaatgaaaaaatgatattaatggtaagcctagatgaaaactaataagaagttgatcacatcaatattttgtaaaagtgatgtaaaatagtttgtgattgTGACataactttacataaaatgttataatttttgcGATAACTATCCTAAGTGGTAGATTATAACTAATTATATGTCAATTTTTCATGAATCCACCCTTCATAGTTTACTAGATCAACAGttataacaaaaattgtaatttaaattGTAACCCTAGAACTTTTGTTTATATATCTACCATCAAAGTTTGGTGATACTAAGTGCTTTTAGTGTCACATAAAATAGCACAATAAATGTCACAATTCGCTCATGTGATGAGTTGTAATTGGTGGACGGGTGTCTTCACATGGACCTACCACTATCtctccaccaaccacaactcaccACATGAATAAGTTGTGGTATTTATTGTATTACTTTATGCGTCACAAGACTTATTCAGTGATATTTATTCAGCactgtaaaaagtaaaaatatgttttttatttttatcttttagaaCTAAGAATTTAATAAGACAAGGACTAGTCGGTAGTACAAATGTTTATGACATGGACGCATGTAACAGTAATACAGTACTAGTCAAGGTAATCGTGTGAGTTTTAGTCAGTTTAATGGGTAAAGTTTCttatgattgaataaaaaatttgagatttaatcCTCACTTacattaaaaattgattgattttttagtttaatgataaaaagttatctAAAAAAACGCCGTATAttgaaactaaaaagaaaaaaaaaaaaaagtatgtatggTCTGACTTGGGTTAAATGTAATATTTATTGTAGGGTGATAATTATCCTGTTTTGATAGGACGGCACATTAAATGTAATATTTATTGTAGGGTGATATTTTGGCCAAAATGActcattagcattaatttttgaaatatttagcaacagagcactgtttcgaaaataattaggaaaatatcactttttttggtactcgagcttggtgagctcgagtaccatgTTTTTTTAATCCACCATCGTCCCATAttcaaggagccctatagtggcgttttcaagccctatagtgacgtttttgggccctatagcagcgtttttaagcccctataccaggttacgggccctatagtgacgttttcgggccctatagcggcgttttccagcaaaatttttttataagtcccataacaggttcaaggggccctatagtggcgtttttaagccctatagtgacgtttttgggccctatagcggcgtttttctgcaaaatttttttataagtctcataacaggttcaaggggccctatagtggcgtttttaaaccctatagtgacgtttttgggccctatagcggcgttttcctgcacaattttttataagtccccataacaggttcaaggggccctatagtggcgttttttaagccctatagtgacgttttcgggccctatagcggcgtttttttttttgagaagatgtttGACCAATGAAAAgatggtactcgagctcaccatgCTCGAGTaccggaaaaagtggtatttccctaattatttccgaaacagtacTCTGttactaaatatttcaaaaattaatgctaatgggccattttggccgtgATATTTTTATGGCAACAGAATTTATTGTAGGGTGATAATTATCCTGTTTTGATAGGACGGCACATATAAATGTAATATTTATTGTAGGGTGATATTTTTATGGCAAGAGAATTTATTGTAGGGTGATACTTTTCTGCAGCAACTTGTAAAAGgtttatactatattttatgttggtgggtggatatttttaattatcttttctagagaggaagagagagatagagtagatgaaattaatattttaatgaataaatgagataaataagagttgagaattttttttaagaaataattataacatgttactaattttgtagtttgaattctttttttcttagattcccaaatattttatatatgatataattaataaagtaacttttaggatgataaaataaaatatttctaagaAAGCAGGTGTGAATGCCCTTAGTTCTTGCCGAATTCTTCTAGATGTGCTAACTATCTTATTTATATCCACAATATAAAGCGCTTACTACCTTGTTgatgtaaaaattaatatagtaatttttgtttaaccttttatctttttattatcattttaatgttttatttatttttttaattatcttaaCTTTTACCTCTCCACAACTAAGTGATAATTTATTAATTGCATGTTGCAATAGCTCATACAAATTACTAACCAACTCATCAATTTACCAAACTGAGTTTAGcccaatctaaaaaaaaaaaaatcggtatttcaaggttttttttttttttttttttttttttttggtgaattgggttggattgagatgatttttttttaaaaaaaaattttaaaaacaaaaaacctgaTCTTATGTTGGATTCAGGTTGATAAATATGGAATGACCCAACCCAAcatatgtaatattttaataatacatATTTTATTAGTTGCTTTTACCTTAGGCCTTAAATGACCTACAAAAACCTAATCTTGATTCATTTTCCCTAATCAATGGACACTTTTGACTCATCTCCCCAACCATCCTCCTCCTCTTCTATGTTGAAACATAGTTAATATTCTTtcaacattttaaaataaagtctTTGATTTTTcgttaaataaattttagactACACATTATAATATAGTTTTCGAAAACATAAAATGTATATCAAtcaattaatttcaaataaattaaataataaatatcaattttatacgcttcaatataaataatgtaatataagagaaatataataataaaaatactaaatgatttttttttcttttttatgaatgaatgtCCCAACTTTTTAACCATGAAATCCATATTATCatcatttcttcttttcaaaaaacccaaaaaatctaTGCATTTCTATACTTAGATTTTACTGGAGAGATATACTTAGATTTTGTGggaaacatatattttaaatattttaaagttaatgaattatttatggtaaaaaaacattgaatattaaaagaaaaaatgaaggaaaagtaTTCAATACTCTCGAAGTGAGTAATGCTACGGTACcccaaaaaagggggggggggga
This genomic window contains:
- the LOC115968885 gene encoding very-long-chain aldehyde decarbonylase CER1-like isoform X1 — translated: MASNPGILTDWPWKPLGSFKYLILAPWVVHSIYSFLFKEENKRDLTNFLILPFLLWRVLHNQIWISISRYRNAKGNNLLVDKSLQFEQVDREQNWDDQIILNGIIYYLLNSTLPGASHFPIWRTDGVIITILLHVGLVEFLYYWFHRALHHHFLYSRYHSHHHSSIVTEPITSVIHPFAEHMVYFMLLSITSLTTVLTGTSSLGTLIGYITYVDFMNNMGHCNFEFIPKWLFSIFPPLKYLMYTPTFHSLHHTQFRTNYSLFMPFYDYIYGTMDKSTDTLYETSLNKEEEVPHVVHLTHLTTLDSIYHLRLGLSSLASSPHTLKWYMWIMWPITLLSTMLTLIYGRTFVVERNRFNMLSLQTWVIPKYSDQYFLQWHNDSINHVIEQAILEAEKKGVEVFSLGLLNQGEELNGYGELYVKRNPQLKIKVVDGSSLAAAIVLNNIPKGATQVLIRGKITKVACAIAVNLCKRGIQVATLDEDEHMKLNKSLDMSSENSLILSKSYSQKTWLVGDGLTEEEQLKVPEGTLFIPYSQFPPKKLRKDCLYHSTPAMLIPTSLENVHSCEQNWLPRRVMSAWRIAGIVHALEGWNDHECGYTMSNMEKVWQASLRHGFQNLMFPDESKY
- the LOC115968885 gene encoding very-long-chain aldehyde decarbonylase CER1-like isoform X2, encoding MASNPGILTDWPWKPLGSFKYLILAPWVVHSIYSFLFKEENKRDLTNFLILPFLLWRVLHNQIWISISRYRNAKGNNLLVDKSLQFEQVDREQNWDDQIILNGIIYYLLNSTLPGASHFPIWRTDGVIITILLHVGLVEFLYYWFHRALHHHFLYSRYHSHHHSSIVTEPITSVIHPFAEHMVYFMLLSITSLTTVLTGTSSLGTLIGYITYVDFMNNMGHCNFEFIPKWLFSIFPPLKYLMYTPTFHSLHHTQFRTNYSLFMPFYDYIYGTMDKSTDTLYETSLNKEEEVPHVVHLTHLTTLDSIYHLRLGLSSLASSPHTLKWYMWIMWPITLLSTMLTLIYGRTFVVERNRFNMLSLQTWVIPKYSDQYFLQWHNDSINHVIEQAILEAEKKGVEVFSLGLLNQGEELNGYGELYVKRNPQLKIKVVDGSSLAAAIVLNNIPKGATQVLIRGKITKVACAIAVNLCKRGIQVATLDEDEHMKLNKSLDMSSENSLILSKSYSQKTWLVGDGLTEEEQLKVPEGTLFIPYSQFPPKKLRKDCLYHSTPAMLIPTSLENVHSCENWLPRRVMSAWRIAGIVHALEGWNDHECGYTMSNMEKVWQASLRHGFQNLMFPDESKY